The bacterium DNA window GGCAGTTGCTGGAGTGGCAGCAGGACATGTCCGGCGCGCGCGAGTTCGTGCAGTCGGTTCGGCTGGACCTCTTTCAGAACGAGGTATTCGTCTTCACTCCGAAGGGCGACGTGATAGACCTGCCGGCCGGTGCGACCCCGGTGGACTTCGCCTACCGCATCCACACCGATGTCGGGCACCGCTGCGTCGGAGCCAAGGTCAACGGACGGCTGGTCCCGCTGTCGCATAAGCTTCGCACCGGCGACATCGTTGAGATCTCGACCAGCAAGAGCAGTGCCGGTCCGAGCCGGGACTGGCTAATGTTCATCGTGACCAGCAACGCCCGATCCAAGGTCAAGCAATGGTTCAAGCGCGAGCGGCACGAGGAGAATCTGGTCCACGGCCGGGAGATGCTGGAGCGCGAGCTAAGGCGTACCGGCGGCGTGGCGGCCGCGATGAAACCCGAGCGGCTGGAGGAGGTCATCGGGCAGTTTGGGATGTCGTCGGCCGACGAGCTGCTGGCCGCGATCGGCAATGGCGACCTCTCGCTGTTGCAGGTGGCGCACGCGCTACGGGGCACCGTCCCGGTCGAGGAGGAACCTGCGGCGCCTCCCACCGCGCCGATGGCGCCGCCGGGCGCGCCGCAGGGAGTCCGGGTACGGGGCGTCGACAACGTGCTCATGCGCTTTGCCCGCTGCTGTACCCCGCTGCCGGGCGACCGCATCGTGGGATACGTCACCCGCGGTCGCGGCGTGGCGATCCACCGAAACGACTGCGCGAATATCGCCTTCCTGCGCGCTCACCCCGAGCGACTGCTCGAGGTGGAATGGGAGTCCGTTCAGGAGCGGGTCTACCAGGTGGAGGTGGAGGTGGAGGCGTTCGATCGGGTGGGTCTCCTCAAGGACATCCTGGCCGCAGTCGCGGAGACGAGGACCAATGTCCTTTCGATGAATGCCCGCCTACGGCGGGACAAGGTGGTCGTCACGAACGTCGTGCTGGACATCCGAAACATCGGCCAGCTGCACGCGGTCATGCAGCGGGTAGAGAAGGTCCCTGAAGTCTTCAGCGTGGCCAGGGTCGTGCCCACGTGATGAGGCGCACGACCTCCACCCGTGTGGATCTCTTCACCGAGTCGGTGATCCGCGAGATGACGCGGCTCGCCGACCTGCACGGGGCCATCAACATGGCGCAGGGTTTTCCGGATTCCGACCCTCCCTCGGAGTTGGTGGAGGCCGCGGTGGCGGCGTTGCGGGGAGAATGGAACCAGTACTCTGTCACATGGGGCTCCCCGCGGCTGCGGCGCGCGATCGCCGACAAGGTGGCGTGGTCGAACGGTCTGGAAGTTGACCCAGAGCGCCACATCACGGTGACCTGTGGGGCCACCGAGGCGATGATGGCCACGCTGCTCGCCGTCTTGGACCCGGGTGACGAGGTTGTCCTATTCGAGCCCTTCTACGAGAACTACGGCCCGGACGCCTTGATCACCGGTGCGCGCCTGCGCCACGTCCGACTGGACCTCAGCGACCCGGCCATGCCGTTTGACCCCGCTGAGTTGCGCGCCGCATTCGGGTCGAAGACGCGGGCCATTATTGTCAACACGCCCCACAACCCCACCGGCAAGGTCTTCACCCTCTCCGAGTTGGAGCAGATCGCAGCCCTGTGCCTGGAATGGGACGTGCTGGCGATCACGGACGAGGTATACGAGCACATCCTCTATGATGGGACGGCGCACATCAGCTTGGCTACGCTGCCCGGGATGGCGGAGCGCACCGTTACGGTCAACAGCATGTCCAAAACCTACAGCGTGACCGGCTGGCGGGTGGGATGGGCACTTGCCCGCAACGCCGCAATCGCCGACGGCATCCGTCGCGCCCACGACTTCCTTACCGTAGGCGCGCCGGCGCCACTGCAGGAGGCGCTGGTGACCGCGCTGCACTTCCCGCGCGACTACTACGCGGGCCTCGGCGCGTTCTATCAGGCCAAGCGGGACGCCATGCTGGAGATCCTGGCCGGGGCCGGCTTCCGGTGCGTCGTGCCGCGCGGCGCGTACTACGTCATGTCCGACTTCAGCGGCCTCAGCACCGCCGATGACGTGGCGTTTGCCAGGCGCATGGCCTCCCAGGTTGGCGTGGCCGTGGTTCCGGGCAGCAGTTTCCACAGCGATCCCTCGGCCCGAACGCTGTACGTGCGCTTTGCGTTTCCCAAACGCCCCGAGACTCTGGAAGAGGTGCGCCGCCGTCTTGGCGCCCTTGCTTCGCGTGATCTTGGGTAGGCGGGAGCCGCTGCGGGAACGGCCGTGAGAGCGGTTGTTCAACGGGTGGCGCAGGCGGCCGTGCGCGTCGGCGAGGAGACGGTCGGCTCGATCGGCCCGGGGCTGATGGTTCTCCTGGCCGTGGCGGCGGACGACGCCTCCCCGCAGGCCGCGGCGCTGGCCGAGAAGGTGTCCCACCTGCGCATCTTTGACGACGCCGCCGGGAAGCTCAACCGGTCCGTGATGGACGAGGGTGGCTCGGTCCTGGTTGTTTCGCAGTTCACCCTCTACGGCGATGCCGGCCGGGGACGCCGCCCATCCTTCGTTCGGGCCGCGGCGCCGGCCCACGCCGAGGTGTTGTGCGAGGAGTTCGTCGCGCGGCTGCGCGCGCTGGGCATCTCTGTCGCCACGGGCCGGTTTCGGGCCAAGATGCTCGTGGAGATCCATAACGACGGCCCGGTGACGCTCATCCTGGACGCAGATGGCTGACGCGCCCCGCCTGATGCTGGTCCGCCACGGACACCACGATTGGCTGGTGCCGCCCATCAGCCGCTTTGCCGGGCGGCTCCCTGGGGTGCACCTGAACGCATCCGGTCGCGTTGAGGTCGAGGCCCTCGCGTGCTACCTGGAGGGATCCCTGCCGGACCGGATCGTGTCCAGCCCACTGGACCGCACGATGGAGACCGCGGCCATCATCGGCGAACGCGTGGGCCGACCCGTCTCCACGGACGATCGCCTCCTCGAAGCCGGGCTCGGGCCGTGGGAGGGCCTGCCGGTCGCCGAGGTGATCGCCTGCCATCCCACCGAGTGGCAGACCTGGCGGACCGTGCCGTCGCAGATGGCAGTTCCGGGCATCGAGCCGGTGGACGCGATCGCGGATCGCATGGCCGAGTGCGCTCGCGAGTGGGTGGAGCAGGGTGGTACGACCTTGCTCGTCTCCCACCAGGACCCGATCCTGGCGTTGGTATGCCGTCTGCTCGAACTGCCGCTGGATACAATGCGGCGGATGGATATCTCGCCCGCGTCGCTGACCGTGTTCGAGTTCGTGGACGGGATTCCGGTGATGCTGGTGCAGAACGCGGTGGCGCCCGTGCGCCCCGTCAGGCCAGGAAGGCAGTGAGCAGTCGCTGCTCGAGCTCGCGGCTGACCTCGGAGAGGTCCTTCACCGTATCCACGGACCTCCAGTAGGCCTCGGACTTGTAGGCACCCAGGCGCCGCTGCTCGGCCAGCTCCGGGAACGTTGTCCGCTCGTGGTCTCCCACCTCGGGGAAGTGCGGTATCACCTCACGGGAAAGCACGTAGATCCCGGCGTTGATCCAGTAGGGGAGCGTGGGTTTCTCGTGGAACGCGGCCACCCGTCCGTCCGTGGTTACTTCCACCAGCCCGTATGTGCTGACATAGGGCGTGAGCACCACCGTGGCCAGGTTCCCGCCCTCGCGGTGATGGGCCACCACCGGTTCGAGCCGTAGATTCGTTATGATGTCACCGTTCGTTGCCAACACAATCTGCTCGGGCGTGCGGAGCCTCCCGAAAGCGCTGCGGATGGCGCCGCCGCGCCCGAGAGGCAAACTCTCAACAGCATAGTCAATCCGCATACCCCACTTGGCGCCGTCCCCGAAGTAGTCCATGATTACCTCGTGCCGGTACCCACACGCCACCACGACTTCGGAAACGCCCTGCGTCTGCAGCCAGTGCATCTGGTAGGCCAGGATCGGGACGCCCAGGACCTCGACCATGGGCTTGGGCCGATCCTCCGTGTAGGGGCGTAGCCGCTCCCCTCGTCCGCCGGCCAGGATGATCGCCTGCACCACTGGTGCCTCCTTTCCCTACGGCTGGAGTTCTCAATGGATGAGTTCGCCCCAGCGTATGCGGCTTCCTGGACGCGCGGAATCCTGGACGCGCGGAATCCTGCGGCTCCGGCACGGTTTGACAGCAAAGGCCGTCCAACAGTAGAATGGCCGCAAGTTTCGGTCAATACGGTACCGGCTGGGAAGGGAAGAGTAGGGCCCGGTCCTTTCAGAGAGGGGAGGCCCCGCTTCGGCGGGCTGTGAGCATCCCCAGGCGTCCCGGGTACCGAACGACACCCCTGAGCCGACGGGTCCAACCGCGCGCAGCGTGGCTACATCCGTCCGGGTCCGCCCGTCATAGCGAAGAGGGTCCGACCGGTATAGTCGCGCGGCCGGAAACCAGGGTGGCACCGCGGGAAGACATGACGCTCCCGTCCCTGAGGGACGGGAGCGTTGCTTTTGGTAAGGAGAGAGGGGGAACGGCACGATGCCCGCATTCCAGGCACCGCGCGGCATGCGCGACATCCTACCCGGCGAGGTGGAGCGCTGGCAGGCTCTGGAGGCAGAGGTCCACGAACTGGCGGCCCGCTACGGGTTCCGTGAGATTCGTACGCCGGTAGTCGAGCACACGGACGTGTTTCAGCGCACGGTGGGTGAGGCCACCGATCTCGTCGAGAAGGAGATGTACACGTTCTCGGATCGCGGGGGCCGCTCGCTCAGCCTGCGCCCCGAGGGGACCGCACCGGTGATGCGCGCCTTCCTCGAGCACGGGCTCGCGCGCCAGCCGCAGCCGGTGAAGCTCTACTACATCGCGCCGATGTTTCGCTACGATCGGCCCCAGCGCGGCCGTTACAGGCAGCACACGCAGTTCGGAGCCGAGATCATCGGCAGTCCCGATCCGTCGGCCGATGCCGAGGTGCTGGCGCTGCCGGTACGCCTGCTCCAGCAGGTGGGCCTGTCGGAGGTGGAGGTCCGCCTCAACAGCGTGGGCGACGCGGCCTGCCGCCCGCGGTACCTGGCCGCGCTGCGCGACTACTTCAGGCCCCGCGTCACCGACCTGTGCGAGGACTGCCGGCGACGGTACGAGGAGCACCCGCTGCGGATACTCGACTGCAAGCGTGAGGGTTGTCATCGAATCACGCGCGGCGCTCCGCCGGTCTTCGGATACCTCTGCGAAGCGTGCGCCGCTCACTTCGAGGGTGTTCGGGCACAGTTCGACCTGCTGGGGATCAAGTACTCGATCGATCCATTCATCGTCCGGGGACTGGACTACTACACGCGCACGGCGGTGGAGGTTTACTCCGGCCGTCTGGGCGCTCAGAACGCCATGTTCGGGGGCGGACGCTACGACGGGCTTGCCGAGCAACTGGGAGGGCCGCCCACCCCCGGCGTGGGTTTCGGTTTTGGCCTGGACCGTTTGCTGCTGGTGGGCGAGCAGGAAGGGCTGGCCAGGCCCCTGGACCGAGGGATTGAGGTTATGGTTGTGACGATCGGTCCGGCCGCACGGTCGGAGGGCTTCCGTCTGGCCGACGAGCTGCGTCAGGCCGGCATCCGGACCGATGGCGATCTGCTGGCCCGCTCGGTGGCCGCCCAGATGAAGCACGCCGACCGTCTGGGCGCGCGGATCGCCGTCGTCCTGGGCGACGACGAGCTGGCCGCGGGCACGATCACGCTGCGCGAGATGGCCACCGGGGAGCAGGCTACGATCGTGCGCGCAGGCATGGCACAGGCGCTTCGGGATCGGCTGCGAAGGCAGGAACCGGCCAACGACGGGCAGGGACGGTGAAGGCGATGAAGGGGATGCGTACGCACTCCTGCGGTGAGCTGCGCGGCGCCCACGCGGACCAGGAGGTCCGTATTGCGGGATGGGTGCAGCGCCGGCGGGATCTGGGCGGGGTAGTCTTCCTTGATCTGCGGGACCGCGAAGGGTTGACGCAGGTGGTCGTCAACCCCGGCGATGTGGATCCCGCCATCGCAGCGGTCGCGGCCGAAGTGAGGGCGGAGTTTGTGGTAGCGGCGAGCGGTCGGGTGGCGCGGCGCCCGGATGGAACGGCAAACCCGCGACTGGCCACCGGAGAGATCGAGGTCCGGGCTGGGACGCTGAGGATTCTGTCTTCCTCGGCAACGCCGCCGTTTGCGCCGGGCGATGAGGCCGCGGTGGATGAGGCCCTGCGGCTGCGCTACCGGTATCTCGACCTACGCCGCCCGCGCATGTACCGTAACCTCTTGCTGCGGCACCGGAGCGCGATGGCGATCCGCGAGTCGCTCGACCGGTTGGGGTTCCTGGAGGTCGAGACGCCGATGCTGATCCGCAGCACGCCGGAAGGGGCTCGGGATTTCCTCGTGCCGAGCCGGGTGCAGCCGGGGAAGTTCTACGCGCTCCCGCAGTCCCCTCAACTGTTCAAGCAGTTGCTCATGGTGGGCGGCATAGACCGGTACTTCCAGATAGCCAGGTGTTTTCGCGACGAGGACCTGCGCGCTGACCGCCAGCCGGAGTTCACGCAGATAGACATCGAGATGAGCTTCGTGGATCAGGATGAGATTCTGGCGATAACCGAGGAGATGCTCCACAACGTCTGGGCCAGGGTGCTGGGCGCCGATATCCAGCGCCCGTTCCCCCGGCTGTCGTATACCGATGCCATGCTGCGCTTCGGATCCGACAAGCCCGATCTGCGGGTGTCGTTGGAGATCGTGGACCTGACCGACCTGGCAGGCGAGGGCGGGGTGGCCAAGTTCCAGGAGGCGGCATCTTCCGGAGGAGTGCTGCGGGCTCTGCGGATCCCTGGGCACGCCGCGGCCAGCCGTCGCGACCTGGACGACCTGACCGCCGTGGCCCGGTCTGCCGGCGCCGAGGGCCTGGCTTCACTGGCATTGACATCCTCGGGTCCCAAGGGGCCGCTGGCCAAGCACCTGCCCAGGGGCGTGCTCGATGCCATCACCGCGCGCACTGAGGCGCGGGAGGGGGATCTCATACTGCTTGTCGCCGGGCCCGCGGCCGCATCCGCGGCCGCGTTGGGACGGCTGCGGCTGGAGGCGGCCGATCGGTGGGGTCTGCGCGAGAACGGAACTGCCTTCCGGTTTGTCTGGGTGACGGAGTTCCCCCTGGTGGAGTTTGATCCTTCCCAGGGACGGTACGCCGCGGTTCACCATCCCTTCACCGCGCCGATGGAAGAGGATCGGCACCTGCTGGAGGAGTCTCCCGACCGGGTGCGCGCGAGGGCCCACGATCTCGTGCTGAACGGGGTGGAGTTGGGTGGAGGGAGCATACGCATCCATGAGCACCGGATGCAGGAGCAGGTGTTCCGGCTGCTTGGGATCTCCCTTGAGCAGGCGCAGGAGAGGTTTGGCTTCCTGTTGGACGCCCTTCGGTTTGGCGCGCCGCCCCACGGCGGGATAGCGCTGGGTCTCGACCGGCTCGTGATGCTTCTGGCCGGGGAGGCGACGATCCGCGAGGTGATCGCTTTTCCCAAGACGGCGAGCGCGACCGACCTGATGAGCGGTGCGCCGGCGTCTGTGGATCCCGATCTGCTGCGCGAGGTTCACATTGCGGTTGCCGAGGATTAGGTTGCGGACGGCGGTGTAGGTTGCTAGGATTGAAGGTGCTCGGAAGGCTCCCTGCCGTGCACGAGGCGGGCCAGTAGTTCCGATCCAACACATTGGCCCGGGGAGCCCGTCTCCGGACGCCGAGGCAGACCCGCTGCCAGTCCGCGGGAAGCCGGAGCGGTCGGGAGGGCACCCACCTGCGAGAGCAGGGTTCGGGAACTCCGTCCCGCACGGCACGGCGGGGGCCTGCTAGTAGATGAACTCCTCGATGTCGTAGCGCGCCACGCGAGCCCCAGGTCCGAGTGTCGCCTTGGACCCAAAGACTAGTTCGTCCACCTGGTCCCACACCTCGTCCTCGGTGAGTGGCATCACTCCGGCCGCCATGGCCCTTTCGGCGTAGGGGCCGTTCTGCGGCGCCGCAAACGCGGACACGTACAGCAGGTCCCCGGCTCCCAACTCCATGGCCCGGACTACCGCCAGCGTGGCTTCCACATGCCGGTGCCAGAACGCGTCCCCGCCGATGCCGGCCATGACGATAATACCCACGGCCAGCCCGGCGTCCCTGGCCGTGTGCGCAAGTTCAATCGCTTCCTCTGCCGACTGGGGTTTGTTGAGGAACTCCAGCAGCCCGTCGTCGCCGCTCTCCAGCCCCAGGTAGATCCGCCGCAGCCCGCGGGCACGGAGGGATGCCATCTCACGGTGGTCGCGGCGGTATCCGGTGAACACGTCTATGAACGCCGCCAGGTCGCCGGCTTGGCCGGGCAGCGCGCGCGCCAGTAGGTCCATGCGCGGCATGAGGTCGCCCTCCGACAGCAGCAGGGCATTTGCATCTCCCAGAAAAGCGCCCCGCCGCATGGTTAGTCCCGGGCCGAAGAACGCCCGGACCGCGTCCAGATGAGCCGCGAACTCGTCGAGCGGTTTGATCCGGAAGGGACGCGTCCGGTAGAACGAGCAGAAGGTGCAGCGGTTCCAGTGGCAGCCCTCGGTCACCTGGACGACGAGAGAGCGGTACCGGTCGGGCGGGAGAATTGGCACCGGGGCATAAAC harbors:
- a CDS encoding aminotransferase class I/II-fold pyridoxal phosphate-dependent enzyme — translated: MRRTTSTRVDLFTESVIREMTRLADLHGAINMAQGFPDSDPPSELVEAAVAALRGEWNQYSVTWGSPRLRRAIADKVAWSNGLEVDPERHITVTCGATEAMMATLLAVLDPGDEVVLFEPFYENYGPDALITGARLRHVRLDLSDPAMPFDPAELRAAFGSKTRAIIVNTPHNPTGKVFTLSELEQIAALCLEWDVLAITDEVYEHILYDGTAHISLATLPGMAERTVTVNSMSKTYSVTGWRVGWALARNAAIADGIRRAHDFLTVGAPAPLQEALVTALHFPRDYYAGLGAFYQAKRDAMLEILAGAGFRCVVPRGAYYVMSDFSGLSTADDVAFARRMASQVGVAVVPGSSFHSDPSARTLYVRFAFPKRPETLEEVRRRLGALASRDLG
- the dtd gene encoding D-aminoacyl-tRNA deacylase, with translation MRAVVQRVAQAAVRVGEETVGSIGPGLMVLLAVAADDASPQAAALAEKVSHLRIFDDAAGKLNRSVMDEGGSVLVVSQFTLYGDAGRGRRPSFVRAAAPAHAEVLCEEFVARLRALGISVATGRFRAKMLVEIHNDGPVTLILDADG
- a CDS encoding histidine phosphatase family protein, with translation MADAPRLMLVRHGHHDWLVPPISRFAGRLPGVHLNASGRVEVEALACYLEGSLPDRIVSSPLDRTMETAAIIGERVGRPVSTDDRLLEAGLGPWEGLPVAEVIACHPTEWQTWRTVPSQMAVPGIEPVDAIADRMAECAREWVEQGGTTLLVSHQDPILALVCRLLELPLDTMRRMDISPASLTVFEFVDGIPVMLVQNAVAPVRPVRPGRQ
- a CDS encoding nucleotidyltransferase family protein, translating into MQAIILAGGRGERLRPYTEDRPKPMVEVLGVPILAYQMHWLQTQGVSEVVVACGYRHEVIMDYFGDGAKWGMRIDYAVESLPLGRGGAIRSAFGRLRTPEQIVLATNGDIITNLRLEPVVAHHREGGNLATVVLTPYVSTYGLVEVTTDGRVAAFHEKPTLPYWINAGIYVLSREVIPHFPEVGDHERTTFPELAEQRRLGAYKSEAYWRSVDTVKDLSEVSRELEQRLLTAFLA
- the hisS gene encoding histidine--tRNA ligase, which gives rise to MPAFQAPRGMRDILPGEVERWQALEAEVHELAARYGFREIRTPVVEHTDVFQRTVGEATDLVEKEMYTFSDRGGRSLSLRPEGTAPVMRAFLEHGLARQPQPVKLYYIAPMFRYDRPQRGRYRQHTQFGAEIIGSPDPSADAEVLALPVRLLQQVGLSEVEVRLNSVGDAACRPRYLAALRDYFRPRVTDLCEDCRRRYEEHPLRILDCKREGCHRITRGAPPVFGYLCEACAAHFEGVRAQFDLLGIKYSIDPFIVRGLDYYTRTAVEVYSGRLGAQNAMFGGGRYDGLAEQLGGPPTPGVGFGFGLDRLLLVGEQEGLARPLDRGIEVMVVTIGPAARSEGFRLADELRQAGIRTDGDLLARSVAAQMKHADRLGARIAVVLGDDELAAGTITLREMATGEQATIVRAGMAQALRDRLRRQEPANDGQGR
- the aspS gene encoding aspartate--tRNA ligase, producing MKGMRTHSCGELRGAHADQEVRIAGWVQRRRDLGGVVFLDLRDREGLTQVVVNPGDVDPAIAAVAAEVRAEFVVAASGRVARRPDGTANPRLATGEIEVRAGTLRILSSSATPPFAPGDEAAVDEALRLRYRYLDLRRPRMYRNLLLRHRSAMAIRESLDRLGFLEVETPMLIRSTPEGARDFLVPSRVQPGKFYALPQSPQLFKQLLMVGGIDRYFQIARCFRDEDLRADRQPEFTQIDIEMSFVDQDEILAITEEMLHNVWARVLGADIQRPFPRLSYTDAMLRFGSDKPDLRVSLEIVDLTDLAGEGGVAKFQEAASSGGVLRALRIPGHAAASRRDLDDLTAVARSAGAEGLASLALTSSGPKGPLAKHLPRGVLDAITARTEAREGDLILLVAGPAAASAAALGRLRLEAADRWGLRENGTAFRFVWVTEFPLVEFDPSQGRYAAVHHPFTAPMEEDRHLLEESPDRVRARAHDLVLNGVELGGGSIRIHEHRMQEQVFRLLGISLEQAQERFGFLLDALRFGAPPHGGIALGLDRLVMLLAGEATIREVIAFPKTASATDLMSGAPASVDPDLLREVHIAVAED
- a CDS encoding radical SAM protein, which gives rise to MITVFDGEEAIYTFDHAGRFCSAWSGYRLYRRALDGRVMRKHTDRSGRHPHRHRSFLEDEPRAAITNAAAGAASAALDALRGGTAEILWSLPGDPDEDRAAELLEAAARFDAAAAVADAQRYASVYAPVPILPPDRYRSLVVQVTEGCHWNRCTFCSFYRTRPFRIKPLDEFAAHLDAVRAFFGPGLTMRRGAFLGDANALLLSEGDLMPRMDLLARALPGQAGDLAAFIDVFTGYRRDHREMASLRARGLRRIYLGLESGDDGLLEFLNKPQSAEEAIELAHTARDAGLAVGIIVMAGIGGDAFWHRHVEATLAVVRAMELGAGDLLYVSAFAAPQNGPYAERAMAAGVMPLTEDEVWDQVDELVFGSKATLGPGARVARYDIEEFIY